A stretch of DNA from Brevibacillus ruminantium:
TCATAAAATGGGGCACAGCTTTGATACCGGCGGTTCAGCCCGGTTTGGCAGTGTTTTGGAGCTGGACCTGACGGAAATTTCCGGGATGGATGATTTGCACGATCCCGCAGAGGTGATTGCAGAAGCACAGGAGCTGGCGGCAGAAGCATTCGGGGCGGAAGAGACGCGCTTTCTCATCGGGGGAAGCACCGTTGGAAACATGGCGTTGATCATGGCCGTATGCCGCCCGGGTGATAAAATTCTGGTGCAGCGCAATTGCCATAAATCGGTTTTCCACGGGATGATGCTGGCTAGAGCAAACCCCGTCTACATCGTGCCCGCTGTCGATCCCGATAGCGGAGTGGCTGTTGGCTTGCGCAGGGAGGATGTGGAGCGAGCTTTGCAGGCCCATCCGGATGCCAAAGCGGTTTTCCTTACCAATCCGACTTATTATGGGATGGGTATCGATCTGGCAAAAATGGCAGCCACAGTTCATCGTTATGATGTGCCGCTGCTGGTGGATGAGGCTCATGGCTCTCATTACGGCTTTCACTCAGCATTTCCCCCATCGGCGATGCAGAGCGGGGTGGACGCAGCGGTACAATCTACCCATAAAATGACGACAGCCTTGACGATGTCGTCCATGCTTCATATCCAGGGGAATCGCATCAACCGGGAAAGACTGGCCCGGTGTCTGGCCATGCTGCAATCATCCAGCCCCTCCTACCTGCTGATGGCATCGCTGGATTTGGCAAGACGTCACTTGGTTCTGGAGGCAGCAGAGGAATGGGACGAGCTCTTTCCTCTGTTGGCAAAGCTGCGGGAGAGTGTCGCTGCGCTGTCGTGGTTGGAGTTGGTCGGTTCAGGCTCTGGCAGCGTCTACACGTCGATGGACCCGCTCAAGCTGATGCTGACACTGCGAACCCGTGACATGGATGGCTTTGGATTGCAGCAGATGCTGGA
This window harbors:
- a CDS encoding aminotransferase class I/II-fold pyridoxal phosphate-dependent enzyme gives rise to the protein MRDKSPGYRERQRRAPLYEKLERHAAAHPHPFHVPGHKMGHSFDTGGSARFGSVLELDLTEISGMDDLHDPAEVIAEAQELAAEAFGAEETRFLIGGSTVGNMALIMAVCRPGDKILVQRNCHKSVFHGMMLARANPVYIVPAVDPDSGVAVGLRREDVERALQAHPDAKAVFLTNPTYYGMGIDLAKMAATVHRYDVPLLVDEAHGSHYGFHSAFPPSAMQSGVDAAVQSTHKMTTALTMSSMLHIQGNRINRERLARCLAMLQSSSPSYLLMASLDLARRHLVLEAAEEWDELFPLLAKLRESVAALSWLELVGSGSGSVYTSMDPLKLMLTLRTRDMDGFGLQQMLEDAGIYPELADVGHVLLAASSGTRAEDIHQLILTLESAPCQPQRPFQRLVQPGMVSSSFLREQAMPIHEAMEAELIRIPLEQALGRIAGEMIIPYPPGIPLLTPGERMDASLLELLKELRKSRVRFQGVDDAGLQTILVVR